In Xyrauchen texanus isolate HMW12.3.18 chromosome 32, RBS_HiC_50CHRs, whole genome shotgun sequence, the following proteins share a genomic window:
- the mdm4 gene encoding protein Mdm4 isoform X3, with protein MTSLSSSSQLMGSSSTCRALPGEGSQVHPKAPLLQILRVAGAQEEVFTLKEVMHYLGQYIMMKQLYDKQRQHIVHCQDDPLGELLEVGSFSVKNPSPVYEMLKRNLFTLNSPAPFHFEVCMLECDVCAIVCMFNKYVFPLTL; from the exons ATGACCTCACTGTCATCATCATCTCAACTAATGGGGTCAAGCTCAACATGTAGGGCTCTACCAGGGGAGGGGAGTCAG GTCCATCCCAAGGCTCCGCTCCTGCAGATACTAAGAGTAGCAGGTGCACAGGAGGAGGTGTTTACCCTGAAAGAG GTCATGCACTACCTAGGTCAGTATATTATGATGAAGCAGCTGTATGACAAACAGAGGCAGCACATCGTCCACTGTCAAGATGACCCACTTGGAGAGCTGTTGGAAGTAGGGAGCTTTTCTGTTAAGAACCCCAG CCCTGTGTATGAGATGTTGAAGAGGAATTTGTTTACATTGAATAGTCCGG CTCCGTTTCATTTTGAAGTGTGTATGTTGGAATGTGATGTGTGTGCTATAGTATGTATGTTCAACAAATATGTTTTTCCCCtaactctctga